One window from the genome of Nicotiana tomentosiformis chromosome 5, ASM39032v3, whole genome shotgun sequence encodes:
- the LOC104104564 gene encoding uncharacterized protein: MGDIKDEIIYWRSAVIYYVLGSNPPQTVMEGYFKRVRGALGIDKIAQVIRGIFIVRFHSMENKEKVVEEGIRIFDKKPIVVKPWRHVIRLDKQVVDKIPVWIRLMNLDIKYWGQNTLTKIAGMIGNPLKADRTTTQKERLQYARILVEVEPNQMYRDMVMFENECGVIIDKEVRYEWKPVFCKSCVNFGHDIRECRMQLRQTKVVKEINKESGNMRNTNSYKEREEPDEQ, encoded by the coding sequence ATGGGAGACATAAAAGATGAGATAATCTACTGGAGATCTGCTGTAATTTATTACGTGCTGGGTTCAAATCCACCACAAACAGTTATGGAGGGCTACTTCAAAAGAGTTCGGGGAGCACTGGGAATAGATAAAATAGCTCAGGTAATCAGGGGTATATTCATAGTAAGATTCCACTCAATGGAGAACAAGGAGAAGGTGGTGGAGGAAGGAATTAGAATATTCGACAAAAAACCAATTGTGGTTAAACCATGGAGACATGTTATTAGACTTGATAAGCAGGTAGTTGATAAAATTCCTGTATGGATTAGATTGATGAACCTGGATATCAAATATTGGGGACAAAATACTCTAACAAAAATAGCAGGAATGATTGGTAATCCTCTGAAAGCGGATAGAACAACAACACAAAAGGAGAGGTTGCAATATGCAAGAATTCTGGTTGAAGTAGAACCAAACCAGATGTATCGAGATATGGTGATGTTTGAGAATGAATGTGGAGTGATCATTGATAAAGAGGTTAGATATGAATGGAAACCAGTGTTTTGTAAATCATGTGTCAACTTTGGACATGATATCAGAGAATGTAGGATGCAATTAAGGCAGACCAAAGTGGTAAAGGAAATTAACAAGGAATCAGGCAATATGAGGAATACAAATAGCTACAAAGAGAGGGAAGAACCAGATGAACAATAA